One Aegilops tauschii subsp. strangulata cultivar AL8/78 chromosome 7, Aet v6.0, whole genome shotgun sequence genomic window carries:
- the LOC141026651 gene encoding uncharacterized protein: MASPGSSATTRTNPFAGPDPILIRDLNILSRVSIVLDHLTSTYYAWKPYFSLVFDEYNLRDHVYGSVDSRFMEDDEEWMTIDATLIRWFYTTISKDLFHTVVSAEDDAHTVWSKFNGLFTDNTLQRKVLLHGEFFGCQQHDSSVDDYCMRLKKLVHELRDLGEKVSDELLLSTLIAGLNDDFGNGASNIPLITDPTFPKVMAYLKLEEWRMRISRTRPTHTALPAGTRGGAPPTAPAPQPRPGPGPFQAQPPPGFPYPPQQLQSTSAAFGSPYPEGAPPI; encoded by the exons ATGGCGTCCCCCGGATCCTCTGCCACCACCCGCACCAACCCGTTCGCCGGCCCTGACCCCATCCTCATCCGCGATCTCAACATCCTCAGTCGGGTTTCCATCGTCCTCGATCACCTCACCTCCACCTACTATGCCTGGAAGCCGTACTTCTCCCTTGTGTTCGATGAGTACAATCTCCGGGATCACGTTTACGGATCCGTGGATTCCCGGTTCATGGAGGACGATGAGGAGTGGATGACCATCGATGCCACTCTCATTCGTTGGTTCTACACCACCATCTCGAAGGACCTTTTCCACACGGTGGTCTCTGCCGAGGATGATGCTCACACCGTCTGGAGCAAGTTCAACGGTCTCTTCACCGACAACACGCTGCAGCGCAAGGTTCTCTTGCACGGCGAGTTTTTTGGGTGTCAGCAGCACGACTCGTCCGTTGACGATTATTGCATGCGCCTCAAGAAGCTCGTTCACGAGCTCCGTGACCTTGGTGAGAAGGTCTCCGACGAGCTTCTTCTCAGCACGCTCATCGCCGGCCTGAACGATGACTTCGGGAACGGCGCCTCCAACATCCCCCTCATCACTGACCCAACTTTCCCCAAAGTCATGGCGTACCTGAAGCTGGAGGAATGGAGGATGAGGATCTCGCGCACTCGGCCCACTCACACGGCCCTCCCCGCCGGCACCCGCGGTGGCGCACCGCCCACCGCCCCGGCTCCTCAGCCGCGGCCCGGTCCGGGCCCCTTCCAGGCGCAACCCCCGCCCGGGTTCCCCTACCCGCCGCAGCAGCTGCAATCCACATCAGCAGCATTCG GATCCCCGTACCCGGAGGGTGCTCCACCGATTTGA